AGCACAAGGTGCTTAATTTTCTGAGACACAACTGTGAatggtattgtttttattttttttatgtttgtttctctctcttctattccaTTCATCACATAGAAAacagccatggacttttgtgtattaattttgtagcccaTTTTTCCCTcccgctcccctccctccccctgtagCCCATTTTACTGCACaagtgttttgtttcttggagctttgtagttaggGTGTTTTGGTCTGATCTAATTACAGTGTCATGCACACATTAGGGAGAATCTGACTTCATTTCCTACGTGGACACCATGAAGTTGTCTTTCTTGCCACATTGCCATGGCGAGGATTTCCAATACTCCACTGGTGGGAGTGGAGTAGGGTGAGAGTGGTGGGGAAGGGCAGCCCTTCTGTGTCttatctcagaggaaaggcttttagggTTTACTAGTGAGTCGAGTagttgctgtgggcttgtgggaAATGGCTTCAACTTggttgagaaaagttccttcatgGCTGGggtgctagtacagtgggcaggctgcttgccttgcatgtggctgacctgggttatcCGCATAATCtattatggtcccctgggcactgccaggagtgactgctgacaCAGGGCCAGGTGTCAGCtcagagcatagctgggtgtgacccaaaaaccaaagagagagagagagagaggacagaatgagagaaagagagatgttcgtccattcccattttattgagagattttatcatgaagggtgctgggtcttgtcaaatgcttctccTTTATTACTCCTATGGTCACTATTTTGATTTTCCTTGCATTGTTTTGGTGTATTAATGATTGACTTGCATACATTATACCACCCTTGCATGCTGGGATAAAGtctatttggtcatggtgtatgatgtttAAATTCAATTTGCttgtattttgttgaggaattttcatcaagatttctttttttcttttcattttaccaCCCCAATTATCCAGAACATTCTTCCTATGCAATCCAGAAGAATCTCCCAATGGTTTTTCCATAAACCTCATTTATATCTACAAACTGTCAGGAGAGACATTCACTCTTCTTCCTCcacatgttttatttgtttatttgtatttgggggagaggtgtccctctctcccccaaaaaaaggggcaacacagagtggtgctcagggcttaatcttgtgTCTGTGGTGAAGAATCACCCCGGTCAGAGCCCTGGAAATTAtaaggtgctggggctggaaccatggtctgccccatgcaagggCAAAGTGCTGCCCTCTGTAATCTCTCTCTGGCATTTCCAGGGatcccaaagcagtgctcaggagtgcgaGGCAGTTCCCAGTGAGACTCAAGTCTCCCAGGTCTGCAGCTGTGTtccagggcctgaggatgtgaggCTAGTTGGGCCCTGGGCGCTGAGGGTTCTCCTGCCACCCCAGAGTTGCTTGAGGCTTCAAGGCCACGACTGTTTCATGTCGGCGGTaaagggggaccatgtggtgctggtgatggagCCAGGGCTGGCGCCTGCTAGGCACgtgccttcacccctgctctATCCTCTTGGTCATGTTGGCCAGATATATTTTGGAGGGCGTGTTGCTTATTTTTCTGGCtatagtcagcagtgctcagggcttactcctggctctgtgctcaacacggagcactcagggaccctatggggttccGTACATGGATCTGGGTCAGTGAGagaaggccagcgccctaccagctgtgctctctctctggctgtcCACTCCCCAGTTTTCAATCTTGTCCGGTGTTCTGATCCTCTGTCCACCTCATCAGTCTGCGTGTGCCTGTATGGGAGGTGGCGGGACCTTTGTCCAAGGCCACCCTCGTCTCCCTGGGCCTGGATGCTCAGAGCATGACCCTCTGGAACCCACGGGAAGGGGGAGGGTCTGAGTCTGGGCTTTTGTCTAAGAGACCGGCCGCGCTCCACCTCGTTCCCGGGGCGGAGGGATCGCGGGGCGCTCTGCCCCCAGCTTCCagatttcaaataataaaagttcCTTTTGCTGTTCCTAATCTGACAGGGGAGGTTTGGGGTAttggcctcctgcccccccccccaccgtctgGAGTCTCCCGCAGGATGGGGCTTAACCTCGGAGTTCCTCCCTCAAACCTCTTTGTGGTTCTCTGACGCGGGCCATGCTGTCCCATCCTTGCTGGAACCCCAGGTGCCCAGGCCCTCTGTACTGTGACATTTTCAGCTCCTTTTCTCTAGGTGTCTtcttagttcttttatttttttgtggggggaggggggttgtgggCACACCCGGcttttctcagggtttactcctgcctttgtgctaaGACATCTGGTAGGGCTACAGGGACCACAGTGGCTGTGGGACTGAGCCAGGCCAGCTGTGACGGAGTAAGTGTCCCCTCAATAGAACCTCCCCTCAACCCCACACACCCTGCTCTAGTGTTTCTCCTGCAGCCTCGTTTGTAAGTGCAGGCCTgcatggttgttttgtttgtctgtcttggttgtttgtttgtttgtttgtttgtttgttttctgcacTGTAGCAGAGTATTTCTGCTGCTCCACCAGTTTGGAAAATACCCCTGGGACCCggagcccctgccccctgccctgtggGTGCCCGTGGCCCTGCCACTGCAGCTGAGTCAGTTTCATTTTCCCATAACTGCTCCTGCCTGGCCCCGCCCAGGAATCCCCAGCTGGGCGTTCCTGCAGGGACTCACCTGTCCAGGGcgcttttcatttttccttcatcaCTGGAGTCTCCCCAGAACCCAGTTAAAACATGGGGAGCAGAAAGCTCAGGCCAGAAGCTCTCAGACGAGGCTCaggagcagagagaagggagCCCCGCGGAGCCCCAAGCAGAGAAGTGACAGACAGAAGCCaagagagcccagagcccagcgaGCCCCGAGCACCGACACAAGAGCCTCCTGATGCAGAAAGGGGTGTCCAGGATGAAGCCCGGTGAGGCCCCCATCCTGCGGGACCCTCCCGCTGCACCCCCCATACCCTGCTGacctgtcccctctgtcctccCTACAGATGTGAGCACCTTGGTGACGCTGATGCTGGGGACTGCGCTGCTGACAGGAACCGGGACActtgctgccccccagccccccaagaccCTCACGGACCCCAAGGGCTGCCAGCTGGCCCAGTTCCAGTCTCTGTCCCCACAGGAGCTGCAGGCCTTCAGGAGGGCCAAGGATGCCTTGGTGAGTGTCACTGTCCCAGACCCCTCAGGGACCCGCCTCTGGGTACAGGGAAGCACCCCTCCCCTGGGCACCCCGTTCCCTGAGGGGTGTCCCTGACCCTGCGGGGCTGACCCGGCTCTCTCCAGGAGGACACAGTCCTGCAGAAGGCCTGGAACTGCAGCGCCCGCCTATTCCCCAGGACCCGGGACCTGAGGCAGCTGCAGGTGAGCTGGGGGCCCCAGCCCCCTCttgccctcccctggccccagggGTCCCTTCATCTCTCAGGGCCTGTCCTGCCTGctcaagtggtcccctgagctctcccctCCCTTGCTGTCCCTGCTGTTCCCTCTCCCTGTGcctttccctgccctcccctcaggCATCTCTCTGCTGTCCCCTCAGGTGTGGGAGCGCCCCGTGGCCCTGGAGGCCGAGCTGGCCCTGAccctgcaggtgctgggggccatgACTGAGCCCTCCCTGGAGTCTGTCCTGGACCGGCCTCTCCACACACTGCACCACATCCACTCCAAGGTCCAGGCCTGTGTGagtctggggtgccctgggctctccctccctgccccctacccGTGTGGGGCCCCCACTCACTCTCTCTGTTCCTTCCCCAGGTGCCCCCTCAGCCCACAGGGAGCCCCCAGGCCCGGGGCCGCCTCCAGCGCTGGCTGCAGAGACTCCAGGAGGCTCCCCACAAAGTGAGTGAGCAGGAGGGacctgggctgggggccaccgCTGGATCCCAGACAGACACCTCTGACCCTACCTCTGCCTCCCCCAGGAGTCCCAGGGCTGCCTGGAAGCTTCTGTCACCTTCAACCTCATCCGCCTCGTCATCTCGGACCTGCGATGTGTGGCCCAAGGAGCACTGTGTGTCTGAGCCTTCACACTCCTCTCCCACGACTCCCAGATTACGTTCAGCCGCCCTATTTATTTCTTAGTCATTATTTATCTAATATTTATctactattattgtcattatttatttatttatttatttatggagcaTCTCCACCAAACCCAGAACTCTTTATTGTTAACTTGTTACTAAACTCTTACTGTGAAATGTGAGTAATGTtgtcaaaatgttatttttctacttttgtaaaaagaaaagaataaacagtATATAAAGCATGTTCCTGGGTGTATGTGGATTCCTTTCCTCCTCTTTGGTTTCTGAGCTGTGGGTTCTCTGGGCTTCCCCCTGTTTCCAACTCAGGGTTACTCTGGGTGCTGCTAGGGCAATCTTAGGCGTTTACGGGATGGTCCTGTGTCAGCCGCCCCTgcttcacccctgcactctccAGCTTACACATTTACTTCTCTTGCCATACCCTAATGTCACTGACTCTGCATCTCAAATATCCATCATGTCCCTCAGTTCTGCAGGGGAtcaccctggtgggctcagagaatcaCTGTCTGGGTTTGAGGAcattggggtgctcagggaacgtgGCCTCTGACCTGAAGTGTCCCCCCAACCGGGCAACTTCCCCTCTGCCTTCCAacctccctctgtccttcctggGCTGTCTTCTCAGAGAACCCATGGGGGTCTCAGCCTCCTGCTCGGGACCCCTGACCTGCACCGTCTCTCTTCCACTCAGTGGAGAGGTACTGTCTCTGCTCTCTCAGAATGCCTTGATTTTTAATCGCTCTGCTCCAATAATCCAGAACATTCTCCCTCTTCGATCCCCAACAACCTTCCAAGCCCATAAACTTCTATTTATGTCTGCAACATGTCAGGAAGGACGTTCTcttgcccctctctctcctcctcagaattttttgtttgcttttctgttttgttcgtttgttttttgggtgacCCTAAATCatcatctttctcctcctcctcctcctcctcctcctcctcctcctcctcctcctcctcctcctcctcttcctcctcctcttcctcctcctcctcctcttcctcctcctcctccttctataATAACTCCGGGTGGTAGTCAGGGGCCTGGGTCAGCtctgttcaaggcaaacacccttcctgctgtactatcactcagccccaccTACCTGTTGTTCTGTCTGTCCATTCTCTCCAGCGTTCCTTTTCCAGCTTCTCCCAGCACTTctcaggggtcctggggctgTTCCCAGCAAGTTTCCATCTTTCTGGCCTGCAGGTCTGTGTGAAGGCAGCGAATGCAGTGCTAGCTGATCTCTGAGAAGCCGGGAAATACCCAGGTCACCCCAAGGTAATCGGGGGCCTgagggccacacatggcaattcTAAAGGGGGCTtatatgatgctggagattgagccatTGGCTGCCTGCAAGTCATGTGCCTTCAccccctatactttctctccagttgCCCATTGCCCAGTTTTGGGGAGTTtgatttttgccttttaaaaaatattttggccatacccagtgttgctaaggacttactcctgactccgtaatctagggtcactccaggtgggcttgggggaccctatggggtgctggggatcaaacccagatggctTTCTCATTGTCTTATTTCTTGGCCCTCTGTTCCCCAATTTGGACTGGAATGATTCTTGGGGGTCCACCCTCAAATCTCTTTTGTGATGCTCTGACCTGGGTTTTGCTGTCTACTTCTAGCAGACCCTGCCAGAGGGACCTGTAAACCCAGATGCTCACATTCCAGGTGTTCAAGGCTCCTGCTGTTCAGATGTCCTCTCATTGTAAGCGTGGACCTGTGGTGTTATTCTGCTTCTCCTAGAGCGAATTTTCTTTCATGTACTAAGTGGTGTTCCGCTTAGGGGTGCGAGCCGGCCTTCAGAGGGAGTGTGCGATGGGGGAAACCTTACTTGGGATTCCAAACACAATTTGATACTCATTTCTCTGGCTAGTGACTTtcagtaaatatcctttctcttGCTGGCTTTCTCTTGATTTTCttcatcaaaatatatatattttttaagttcatttGAGGGCCAGTGGGGGTATAGTACAGGGACCAGGCCCTTCCATTACATACTGAAtaccctagttcaatctctggcatgggTCTCACTCTTGAATATCCAGGAAtatggctggagtgacagtacaacaggtaaggcgtttgccttgcacacagctgacctgagtttgatccccagcatcccatatggttcccccagcaccaccaggattaattcctgagtgcacagccaggagtaatccctgagcatttctgggtgtgatccagaaagaaaaaaagccaggAATACCCCTACTCTAGTATGACCCCACACCCCCTCCATAATAAACAACttggattcatttttttccctttctctgatATTTCTGTGGGATCCAGAGGACCAAACGCACTTTAATTTTAGTGCTTGCACACACTGGTTTTTGTGTAGTCTCTGGTGTGGTACTAAGAGCAGTAGAGTCCCTGGACATATGGATATGGTGCTGGGCACCGATGTCAGAGCCTCACTGGCCTCACACTTTCGAGGTAAGGACTCCGCTACTCAACTCTCCCTGGGTTCCTTCATACAACCTGCAGCCCATCCATCCaccccacccattcatccatccatcccccaacacccatcccccacccatccatctcccatccatccatcccctatccatccacccattcacctgttcactcattcacacattcatccatctacccacccacccatccattcatatATTATCAcctcattcatccacccacccatcctcatCTCCTTCTACCCACCCCTATATTCACCATtccatccattcatttatccAACATCCACCCAcatattcatccatccatcaattcatccatccatccactcattcattcaatCATAAATTCACTTTACAttggttcatttgtttgttctgtttttttttttatcaaacccagcagtgctcagggcttcctcctgactccgcactgagggatcatttctggcagtgctcaggggatcatattgggtgccagtattgaaactgggtcagctgcatacaaggcaagcatcctacttactatactatcactctggtccctggctCACTTCACAGTGGATGGTATTTCCTCATTGTTCATTCTTTGCCAGGTACTAGGGACAGAGCCTCTTCAGGGACTTTCAAACTAAGAAGGGAACTGAtcattaaagttttgttttgtggccacactcagggcttcctcctggctctgcactcaggtatcactcctggcactgctcaggagaatatatgggatgccaaggatcaaaacagggtcagctgcgtataaggcaaatgccctactacctGCTTTACTATGCCTATGGtcataccaccctgaacacgcCCGATctctccctacctgctgtaccattgatGCTGATCATTCAATTTTGAAGACTAGGCAGGAGGCCTGTATGCTGGACATGTGAGCTTCATAGTGTGGTGTTGGGGAGCTAGGTTTGACAGGTAGGCCTGTCCTGACATGCCTCACTCTGATTTTCCCAGAGAAAGCATGTGAAATCATCACAGCATTCCAAGCAAAGAAATAACTGCTCCAAACTAAGTTTCTAAAATGTCCAGGCCTAGTAAAAGGAAGGTGTGTGGCTGAGAAAGACTaaggcagggggatggtgagGGCAGGAAAATGGTGATCAGCGTTCATATCAAGAGGTTatgggttaggggctggagagatagcacagtgggtagggcatttgccttgcacacagccaacacgagttcgattcccagcatcccatatggtccccccgagcaccaccgggagtaattcctgagtgcatgagccaggagtaacccttgtgcatcgctgggtgtgacccaaaaagcaaaaaacaagagGTTATGGGTTAGAAACAAattgagttggagagatagtatagagcttaagacacttgccttgcatgcaaatgatcctgattcactccccagcattacatgtggtccctgagcaccaccaagtacaaCCCCTGGTCAGAGGTGTTAAAATCCCCtatgacccaaaattaaaaacatatttataataattaaataagaaaGGAAACAATGTGTGCCCGGAAATTAACACTTGACCTGTCCAGAGCTGCTGAGACACAGTCTGATTGTCGCGATTTGAATGTGAGCCCTGGGGAACTGGGATATGCCCAAAG
This Sorex araneus isolate mSorAra2 chromosome 8, mSorAra2.pri, whole genome shotgun sequence DNA region includes the following protein-coding sequences:
- the LOC101554072 gene encoding interferon lambda-3-like, translated to MKPDVSTLVTLMLGTALLTGTGTLAAPQPPKTLTDPKGCQLAQFQSLSPQELQAFRRAKDALEDTVLQKAWNCSARLFPRTRDLRQLQVWERPVALEAELALTLQVLGAMTEPSLESVLDRPLHTLHHIHSKVQACVPPQPTGSPQARGRLQRWLQRLQEAPHKESQGCLEASVTFNLIRLVISDLRCVAQGALCV